A region of the [Limnothrix rosea] IAM M-220 genome:
TGCCGACTATGCCGCGGCAAAATATGACGCAGCCGCCCAAACCTGGACAGAGGTCATCAACCAATCCACATCCGATCCGCCACTCCTAGCACAGGCCTATGCAGGCTTAGCCTTAACCCTTTATCAAAATGCCCAAACCCAGTCTGGGGAAGCCCAGCAAAATTTAGAGGGTAAAGCGGTGAAACTACGAGATAGCGCCTATAGTACGGACCCCGAAGGTGTGAGTATCGAAGCCCTCAGTCAAAACTGGCTCTGGTCAGAAACGGCGATCGCCACCTGGCAGGATTTAGGAAAACTCGACTAATTGTTTAGTGCCGAGATCAAAGCCAAAAAAAGTCACGTACTGAAATAACCACGAATTACCTTGACCCCGATACAATTGAGGTCATCTTATCCATCCCTTGCGGATCTAGAAACAGAGATTGACCTTTAACAATCCTGATTTTGTCCAGCGATTCAGGGAAACAACAGCAGCATCTATTTCTTTCACATTGAGTAATTTCCTGTGTGGCAACGCCTTAAAGAATTTAGTTGGAATTGGCGCGGTGTTCTCGTAACAACGCCAACCATTGCCACATTAGTTTGGTTACTGCGCCTGAGTGGTTTCCTCGAATTTGTTGAGCTAGCAGCCTACGATCAGTTTGTGCGCTGGCAGCCTCCCGAACCTCCCGATGAGCGTATCGTCATTGTCGGTATTGAAGCCGGTAACACCACCCAATCCGACGCAGTTTTTGCCGAATTATTAGCAAAGTTGCAGACGATGGAACCGCGCCTCATTGGTCTAGATATTTATCGTGATGTGCCTGTGGATCCGGGTCACGACGACCTTGTGGCAATTTTTCAGAAATATGACAATATCTATGGCATTGAAAAAATGGTCGGCGAAACCCCTGCCGAAACTGTGCCGCCCCCCGAAGCCCTTGCTGAGAAAAATCAAATTGGGTTTAATGATTTAGTCACCGATTCTGATGCCCGCATCCGGCGTTCTCTTCTCGCCATTGATGATGATACGGGACAAGACCATTATGCCCTCAGTCTCCTGTTGGCCGGTCTATATTTAGAGCAGGACGGGGTGTCCATCGGTGCGGCGGCAGGGACAGGTTGGTATCAGTTTGGCGATGTTATTTTAGAGCCTTTATACCCCAATAGTGGTGCCTATATCGGTATTGATAATGGTGGCTATCAGATTTTAATTAATTACCGTGGTGCAACTAATGCGTTTGACCAGGTTTCCATGGCGGATGTGTTGTCTGATAAAGTTGACCCCCATTTATTCAGCGATCGCATCGTTCTCATTGGTGATGTCACGGAGGTGAACAAAGATCTATTTCCTGTACCCTACACGCTGTCTGCTAAGGAGCGCATGCCGGGGGTGGAAATTCATGCCCATATGACGAGCCAAATTTTAAGTGCGGTGTTGGATGGTCGCCCATTGATGCGCAGTTGGTCTGAGTGGCAAGAAAATCTCTGGATTTTATTTTGGACTGGGGTCGGAGCCTCGCTGGCATGGGGTCTGCGGAATACGGGACAGGGTAAGGCTTGGTCATGGGAACGGCTCGTGGGTTTGGGGATAATGGTTGTTATTTTGGTGGGCAGTACCTATGGCGCAATTGTGTCGGGTTTGTGGCTCCCTGTGATTGCGCCGGGTCTTGGTTTGTCTCTATCGGCGATCGCCATTACGGCCTATATTGCGCGCTCTGCGGGGGAAATTCGCAATACTTTTGGGCGTTATCTCAGTAATGAAATTGTTGCCACACTGCTTGAAAGTCCAGAGGGTTTAAGGCTGGGGGGCGAGCGCAGAACGATTACTATTCTCACGTCGGATCTACGGGGTTTTACGGGAATTTCCGAGCGTCTCGATCCGGAAGAAGTGGTGAAACTGCTCAATTTATATTTGAGTGATATGGCCGATGTGATCACAGATTATCTGGGCACAATCGATGAGTTTATGGGGGACGGTATTTTAGTTCTCTTTGGTGCGCCGTTACCCCGTCCCGACGATCCTGAACGGGCGATCGCCTGTGCCATTGCCATGCAACTAGCCTTAGGTTCGGTGAATGAAAAAATTGCAGCCTTTGGTTTAGCGCCCTTTGAAATGGGTATCGGGGTCAATACGGGGGAAGTGGTCGTTGGCAATATCGGCTCAGAAAAGCGGGCGAAATATGGCGTTGTCGGCAGCCAAGTGAATCTCACCTATCGCATCGAATCCTATACAACGGGAGGACAAATTTTAATTTCTGAGCATACCTATGAATTGTTGAAAGATGTCCTTGAAATCCGTGGTACGCAGCAAGTTTCTCCCAAGGGCGTAAAGACAGCCATTACGATCTATGAGGTAGCCGGAATTCGGGGTAAATATAATCTACGGTTGCCGGAAATTATTGAAGAGTTTTACGAGCTACCAGAGGCGATCGCCGTCGAATTTTCGGTGCTGAAGGGCAAAGATATTGTCGAAACTAGACAAACAGCCCACATCACTCGCTTAGCAAAACGAGAAGCAGTATTGCAGTTAGCAAGCGACCATGGGTCAGCCAGACCCGAAATTTTGTGGAATTTAAAGTTGAACTTTTTACAGCCAGAGACTGAAGAATTGGGTGATGATTTCTACGCCAAAGTCGTGGAAAATTCTGACTTGGCTGCGCCCTATTTTCAGATTCGCTTTACGATGCGTCCGCCCCTGATTCACGCTAAATTTTCGCGGATTTATCAAGCGGCTCAGAAGTCGGCAGAAATGGCAACTACATCACAGTAGAGACGAGGTTAGTCGGGAAATGACACGGGGAGAAGGGGGCAGGGTGACGCGGTGAATGGGTGAGAAGTGGGAGGAATGAACTGTGCAATTTCAATTGTTAGATTTGGATGTTTTTTGCTCAGTTTTTATTTTTTTATCGCCATGTCCCTCAATCTCCGTGTCACTCAATCTCCGTGTCCCTTACTCTCCGTGTCCCTCTTTAACGGACAAAAAGTGAAAATATCCCAATCTATTCCTCGGCTAGGCGATCGCCTCTAGAGCTGCCTGCATCGCTTGGCGTTGTTCCGTGTCATAGCCCCATTTTTGGTGGAAGGTAGCGTACTTGCCTTTTTCTGTTTGGATGGCTGTAATAAGTGCCTGCCTCTCTTGCTCAAAGGGATTGTCGTCTGTGCCGTCGAGTAATGTATTTAATAAGTTAATGGAGCGCCGCTGGACTTGTTCGGAACCCGCCTGTTGTTCAAGATTATTATTCCGTCCGTGGGCGATCGCCATTGCCGTGGACATGGCTAAATTTTTCACGACAATTTCACTAATCTCTGATGCTGTGGCGCGAAACGCCTCAAAAAAAGTATCGGGAACCTGATCAGCAAGGGGGCTATTGCCTGTGAGATAGGCCACAAAAAAACCCCGCACACCATTACGGCTCGTCAGCAGACTTTGCAGATCTGCCAAGATGCGTTTCTCTGGCAAGGTTTGTGCTTCCACCTGTTGCAACCATTGTTGGGTAAAGGTGATGGCCTCTTGAAAGGATAATTGCTGAAGGTCTGGTGATGTATTCGTCGTCATAATCAAATAAAAAAGATGAGTGCTAAATAAATTGTAAGTTTTAAAATTTGAGAGGTTTAGCTTGCGCCAAGACGTAAACGGTTACCGTCAGGATCAGTGAGGTGGACTTCTCTCCCCCAAGGTTGCTCGATGATTGCCACCCCAAATTCGGTGGCGATCGCCTCAAGATTTTCGACATAGCCATAAACGAGGGTATTGGGTCGAGCATCTCCCTGATGTTCTGACAAATGCAGTCCAATCGCGCCACACCGCAAAAACATATAAAGCGGAAAACCCGGCTCAAACTGATGTTCCCCTTCTACGACAAATCCTAAACGGGCATACCACTTTGCCGATTCGCGGGCATTGGAAACCAAAAAGATGGGGATGAGGGTTTTCACCATGCCTTAATAGCTCCACAACTGATTGTTTACAGAGGACTAACAGCTTAATTAACAGCGGTGCTCAGCTCCTGCAATTTTTGACTTGCTGTTTGAATCGCTGCGATACTGCCGGGATTAACCAAGCCGTAGTAATCGAAAGTATAAACACGGTCATTTTTTACCGCATCTAGCTCACTCCAAAAAGGCGCAGATTTTAGCTGTTCGAGGGAATCATCGCCCACATCAACGAGCAATAGCATTTCAGGATTTGCCTCAAGGATTTTTTCCGGGGACAACGTGATATAACCCTGCTGAGGACTGTTACCTTGCAACTCAGCAACGAGATTATTCACCGCAAACTGTTGCAGTAGATCACCCGCCCAACTATCGCGATTGGGAGCCATAATCGGCTGATTACTCACAAGCACGATCGCCGAATCAGTAGCCTGAGGCTCAGCGGGTAAGAAACTGGCATATTCCGTGAGTAAAGGCTCTGGATCTGCGCCAATTTTTTCAGCTAATGTTCGGGTCAACTCTTCCAGCGATCGCCAATCAGGCACTGCTACCGCCATCGTTTCAATGCCCACTTCATCGAGCTTTTCGAGGATCTGGTCATGGAAGCCCACTGCGCCGATTACCAAGTCTGGTTGGAGGGCAACAATCTTTTCGAGATTGGGTGGCGTGCGTCCCTCGCTGACCTTAGGCAGATCACTAAACTTTGGATCTTGGGCAAGCAAACGACTGCCAGAAACGCCGACTAAAGAGTCTTCATCTAGGCGGTGGAGAATATCGGCTGAAAGGGAAGTTAAGGCTACAACTTTAGTTTTGGTAGCCGGGTTTTCAGCAGTAGCCGTTGTTTCAGCAGTTTCATTGGTCACAGGAATATTGGCATTGGGTGCTTGGGCGCAGCCGACGGTTAGGGCAAACAGTAGAAAACCAATGGTGAGTTTTGATTTTAGGGGCAACATAATTTTTCTAAATTTAGTTTTTGGTAGGGGTTTAGCATGCTAAACCCCTACAGAGAATGTGTTTCAGTCGTTATATTCAGCTAGCAAAATCAATAATTATTCGGCAGCTTTAGGGGTGGGTTCGAGCAAACTCACCAAATGTCCTTGGGGACTGCGCACTGCTGCAACTTTCCCGAAAGAGGGTTCCCGCACTCGCCCTTCGAGGTTGCCACCAAGAGCTTCTAGATCGGCGATCGCCTGATGCACATCATCAACCGTAAAACTCAAGATGGGCGAACTACCCGTTTCTGGAGCTTCATTCGCACCATGAAAGGCGATCGTTGCCCCATCTGCCTCGATTTCTGCCCAGCCCGGCGTTTCGACCTTGACGGGTAAACCGAGACCTTCTTTGTAAAATTTCACAGCTCCGGCAACATCCTTAACCATGAGCATAATGTGACGAAATTGAGTAGCCATTAAAAATATCTCCTAAGCAAATCAATGGGTGAAAAAGTAAATAATTTAAAATCGCGAAATCCTAAAACTGCCAGCTCAACCCTGCCCGTAAACTGATGCCGGGCTGCGCAAAACGACTAATGTCTTCCGGTTCTGGGGAATTCAATAGCGGTTGCACATCGGAATATTGGAAATACTCCGTATTAAACAAATTAAAAATACCGAGATTTAGCTTTAGGTCTTCCGTGATGTTGTAATAGCCTAATAAATCCACCACAGTATAGGCATCAGGACTATAGGAACCCACCGGGCGATCATCGCGCAGACGAGGTTTGCCCACAAAAGTAGTGACCAGCTCTGTCCCCCAACGATCATCTTTACCGCGATAGCGCAACCCAAGCACCGCCTTAATCGGATCGACACTTTCAAGGGGTTGATCTGCATCTAGATCATCCCCCACAGTCCAGCCCAAACTACCTAAAACACTGAACCCATGGTCTTCATCACTAAAGCGATATTCTCCCGCCAGCTCTAAGCCGTAGGTACGGGCATCATTGATATTTTGTGACTGGAATAAAAAGACTGGAGCACCACCGATAAATCTTGTGCCAGCGCTCGCAAAGGTTTCAATGAAATCATTGTATTTACTATAAAAACCCGTCAGACTAAAGTTTCCCCGCTCAAATGCACTGCGAATACCGAGCTCAAAGGTGTCGCTCGTTTCTGGCTTGAGATTAGGGTTTGAGAGGGTTTGATACCGGAAAAAGGGACTTGTTAAGTTGGTAAAACCCGCATTGATTTCACTATAGAGCGGCGATCTAAAACCTCGCGCATAACGACCGACAAGGGCAACATTGGGCGTTGCTTCCCACAGAAAACCGAGATTCGGTGAGAGAGACGAATCGTTAAAATCAGCGGCTTGTGCCTCAGGGCTATTGTTTTCAAATAGCTCGTCGGAGGTGACATCAAGGTTGTAACTGTCGTAGCGAATCCCCGGCAACAGTGTAAAAGTATCGGATAGTGCTAACTCGTTTTGAAGAAAAATTCCAAACCGTAGGGTCTCTGCGTCGGGAAAATCCTTAACGGGAAAATTATCGGCTCCCACTCGGTTGGAGCTGCTAGTTAGATTACCGGCGGCATCAAATATCTGTTCTACACCGTCTCGCACTCGTTCGTTCCGGGTATTTGAGATATCAAAGCCGTAGGTCAAAATATTCGCAGCGCTACCGATGTTAAAGCTACTTTGCAGTTGTACATCGGCTCCTAAAATTTCATCGGTAAAACGATTGTCTAAGTTTCGGGTGCGGCGATCGCCAGTCAGAGGACTGACGAAATCTTGAAAGCGAAACTCATCGGTACCGGAGTCTTGGTAATACACCTGAAGCTGGGCTGCATCAAGAAAACCCTCTGTCGTTTCGCTGTTATAGCGATAAGCAAGGCTATAGCGATTACGGGAAAATTGCGTTTCTGTGCGTTCGTCATTGCCCACAAAGCCCCGTGGTCCAATTAAGTTTGCGGCAATAATGGGCGCGACTTGGTAGTTAGTATCGCTATCAAAAATTTCGGTGGTAAAGGCTAGGGTTGAGGTTTCATTAATGTTGAAATTGATTTTGCCAAGGAAATTATTGGTATTGGTATAAAGATCATCGACAAAATCATTATCTCCCGGAACCCTTGCTTCAAAGGCATCGCGGCGGGTATAGCCCAATAAAAACTCAACGTTATCGGCTCGGAAAGCCGTAACTCCGGCATTGAGCCACCCTTTATCAACGCTGTCAATATTGGTGGTGAGACGTGTGACCCAGTCTTGATCGGGTTTATCGTTCAGCAGATCCCTTGGTTCAATTGTCCGAAAATTCACGACACCGCCGAGGGCATCACTACCAAATAAGGAAGAGGCGGGGCCACGACCGATTTCTACTTGTTGCAGACTTTCAATATCGACGTAGTTTCGACCGAGGGAGGGTGTCCCAAATTCAAATTGGGTCGGTAGGCGGATACCGTCGGTGAGCAGCAGCACACGGTTACCGCCGAGGCCTCGAATGCGGACATCTTGGAGGCCGTAGCGGCGATCGTTACCGATGGAAACATTCGGTTCATAGCGGGTCAAATCTCGTAAATCTTGGCTTAAGGTGCGGTCGATATCATCGCGATCAATAACGGTAACGGAGTTGGGTGTGAGGGAAACGGGACGGGGCGATCGCGTGCCGAGAATGGTGATCTCTTGGTCGGCAATGATCAAATCACTGGGATTTAGCACATAGGCTAAAAAGCTAGACCGGATGGACACTTCAGTGGTGGGGGGCGCATCGATACCCATGACGCGCACTTGGAGGCTATCGTTGGTAAGCTGGATAACGCTCACTTCGGCAATATCTGGGGTGGGATTAGCGGCGACGAAACTATCTGTGGTTTCTAAGGCAAGGGTGGCATTTTCGATCGTGGTAATGAAATCATTGCCGTCCCGCTGAAATTTGCTGGCATCGATATTCAGGGGTTCGCCGTCGCTGGTCTCTAGGACAATTTCATAGCCGCCGTCCCAAGGTTCAAAGCTAACGGCAGTAACGGTTTGTCGTTTTTCTGCTTGGGCAATCAGAGAGGTGGGAGAGGCGATCGCCCCATTAACCGTAGCAACAATGGGTACACCACAAAGGAGGCTCAAGGAGAGTCGAGAGTAAAAAGATTTCATGATTTTGTAAATGTGAATGTCGAATGAACTAGTCCTTTGCACCAGTCTTTCAAGCTCCTTTTAGGAGAGGTTCGGGGCGAGTTTTCGGCGGCTGATTGGCGCAACCGCAAGAATCCCTTCCGCCTTCGGCACCTTCCCCAAGGAAGGAGATTGATTTAGCGTTTAGTGACTTTTTGCAAGAACTCTGTTGAATGGAAAACGAAAATAAATCAGATTAGTTGGCGCTAATCCTAGGCGGGGGAGAGAATACAGACCTGCAAACCCACAGGGGTATTGATGGGCACTGCTTCTACACCGAAGCCGAGACGGAGATTTTCGGGCGTGACCACGGCGGCAGGTGCACCGAGGGCAAAAAGTTTTCCTTGCCGAATCATGGCGATGCGATCGCTATAACGGGTGGCAAGATTTAGCTCGTGGAGCACGGTAATGACAGTGAGGTTTTGGTCATGGTTTAACGTTTTGAGAAGTTCTAAAAGTTCTAGCTGATAGTGCACATCAAGGAATGTGGTCGGCTCGTCCAATACCAAAATCTTCGGATCTTGGGCGAGGGCTAAGGCGAGAAAAGCCCGTTGCCGTTCGCCGCCCGATAGCTCAGTGATGGGGCGATCGCCGTAGTCAGACAAATTGGTTTGTTCTAATGCCCAGCTAATTTGTGCTTGATCGGCTGAGTTTAGCTCCCATTGCCACCAATCTTGGTGGGGCGATCGCCCTAAACCGACCAACTGACGCACGGTTAATCCCGTAGGAACTGCTGACTGTTGGGGCAAAATGGCGAGCTCTTTGGCAACTTCGCGTGGCGATCGCCGGTGAATCGCTTTCCCATCAAGATGAATGACTCCTGATTGGGGTTGCAAAATACGGCACAACAAGCGCAATAATGTCGATTTGCCGGAACCATTTGCTCCCACTAAAGTGAGCCATTCCCCCTGCTGCACGGTGAGATTAATGTCCTGCACAATGGGCTTTTTGTTGTAGCCACCCGTGAGATTTCTCGCCGCGAGTATGGGACGTTGCTGGGGGTCGGACAAGGGGGCGATCGCCTCCGGTGAAGTTTTTGAAGTGCTCATAGACGACCTCCCAAACCCCGACGATAAAGCAAAAAGATAAACAAAGGCGAGCCGAGTAAAGCCGTCACCGCCCCGACAGGCAACTCCACCGTGCCAGACCGCGACAGCAAATCCGCCAACACCAACATCCAAGCCCCCGCCAGGGTCGATAGGGGCAACACCCAACGATAATCCGAGCCGACCAACAACCGAATGCCGTGGGGAACCACTAATCCGACGAAACCGATTAGCCCCGCAATACTGACCGCACTAGCCGCCAGCAAACTGGCCGTCATGCCGATAATGATGCGGGAGCGGGTCAGGGAAATCCCTAAACCGACTGCCATATCATCACCGAGATTGAGCAAATTTAAAGGGCGACCTAACAAGCAACCCACCAGCAGCGCAACTCCGACATAGGGGGCAACCATCTGAATATCGCTCCAGCCGCGACCATTTAAACTGCCGACAAGCCAATTTAAAGCAGCCTGAATGCGCCCATCATCCGCCATGAGTAATAAGGTGGTTTGAATCGCGCCAAACAGCGAACTCACCGCAACACCCGCTAAGACCAGACGATCTACGGCTAAGCTGCCGCCGACATAACCCAAGCAGTAGACCACCACCGCTGTCATTAGAGCGCCCAGCCATGCTCCCAGCGGGATCCAAGCGGCAAAAACATTGAGGGTAATAAAGGCGATCGCCACCAAACCCGCCCCAGCCGAAATGCCGAGAATAAACGGATCAGCGAGACCATTACGCAGAAGCCCCTGAAGCAAAGCCCCCGATAGACCCAGCGCCGCACCGACAACTAAGGCAACGACAATGCGCGGCAACCGTAAATCCCAAATAATCGTTTGGTATAGGGGATCCCCCTGATGTTGCAAAGCCTGCCAGAGCTGCCCAGTACTGAGTGGAACAGCCCCTTGGCATAAAGCCAATATGCTAGAGAAAAAGACCAAACCGAGCATCAAACACAACACCGTAACACTACGATTTTGCGAAAAACGCTGGGAAAAGCCCCGAAGACTAATCACCATAGGAATAAAAAATAGCTATAAAAAAAGAAATAAATGTCTCGATAATTTTTATGGCCATCGCTATGTCTGAAATCCAAGGGCGATCGCCTCGAAAAACAATTTAATTTGCACCGACCTCTGGCGAATCATCAAAAAAAATTGCGAGGGATTGTCAAGATTCAAAATCGCTACGTAACATAAAAACTATCGATGTGAATGTCGATATAGGAGGGCAAGTTGGCGCTTGTCCTTTTTCTTTGCCAATGTTCTTGACCAAGGAATGGCAGTATTGGCAGCAAAAAAAATGATAAAAACTAGAATTTTACGAACTGGTAGGATCGCCCCGGGCAAAATAGGTTTTTAACATGATTAATTCTCCGGTGATGTAGAAACAGGTGCTGGTGCAGCTGCTGGTGCTGGCGCTGGCGCAGGTGTAGGGGCAGCCACAGGGGCAGGTTTTGGCGCTGGCGCAGGCGTGGGGGCAGCCACAGGGGCGGGTTTTGGCGCTGGTGCAGGCGTGGGGGCAGCCACAGGTGACGGGGTTGGTGCTGTGACTTGAGGTGCTGGAGTTGGCATGGGCGCTGGCGCTGGTGCTGTTGCCGGTATGGGTTGTGTGGCTGGGGCTACGACATTCTGAGGGGGAGTTTCCGGTGGCTTGGCTGGCTGGGATGGTGGTGTCGATGACGGCGATCGCCCAGAAATCTCAGGCGTTGATGGGGGAGCAGCAGTCGTTGCCCCAGTCGTATTTATGCTCGGCGGCTCAGTAACAACGGGTTTTGCAACGGGGGCCGGCTTGGGCGCGACTGGCGGATTATTTTGCTGTTGTTGTCGGCGAATTTCATTTTGCCGCTGAAATTTTGAACCTTGCTCTTCATAGGTCACCTGCACATTGCGCCGCACACCATTATCCGGCACAGTATCTGGAGCAAAACGCCATTGGCTCAACGTTTTTAAGGTTTGTCGATCTACCGCTGGATCACCGCTAGACTGGCGCAGCCGCACTTCCACCGTGCCGTCAGGACGAATGTTCATATCCACTTTTGCAGCGGTTTCTGTGCCTTGGTAATCAGGTTTTGGACAGCTCAGGCAGGTCAATTCCGGAGCTTTTTTCGGATTCGGCTTCGCTGCTGGTGCAGTTGTTGTTGAAGTATTGCCGGGTTTGGTTTCCCCCTCGATACCACTGCCAATGCCATCGGTTGTGCCGCTCGGATCGCCGTCGGTTTGATCATTTCCGGAGGTTGCTTGACCGAAGCCCATACCGTCATCTTCACCGGCTTGACCCATTACACCAAAGGCCATTTGCCCTGATGTTTGTCCGGCTTCTAAATCTCCATTTTCATCGCCAGTTGTTGTGGCAGCGGCGGGATCAACTGCTTCGTCATTATCGAAGTCAGACGCTTTTGATTGCGGCGTTGGGGCATATTTAGGTGTGAGATTTTTTTCTGGTATCGCGGCGATCGCCGTGGTTTGGGGGATGACATCGGACGGGGAATTTTGGACAACCGCTTGGGATTCTGGCTCGAAACGATCTTCCTCTGGCGCAATTTCTTCCTCTGGTACATCGGTAATGACAAACTCCAACTCTTCTATTTCTGAAGTTTTTGGAGTCCTGTCAACGGTGAGTATATTGCGGAAAAACGAGACGGGCGAACTCATCACCCAACCATGCAACACAGTGGAGGCGATCGCACTATTAATCAGTAAAATTTTGAGCAGCTTAATATCCCGTTGTCGCTGCTGTTCGAGGAGATCGGATGTGTTCATGGCTGCTGAATAGATACTCAAAAATAGTTGACTTTAAACCGAAAAACGAGACATGACCTACTGGCGCTTAGTGGCGATCGCCAACCTTGCCCCTTCCACCTGACGCACTTGGTCGATGATGGCAATCACTTTGTCATGGGTCACCTGTCCATCAGCATTAAGCACCACAACCAAATTGGGATGCACTTCAGCAAGGGCAACAATTTCATCCTGAAACCCATCCATCGCCACTAATTCTTTGTTGAGATACACCTGACCCGCCGCATCCAGCGTGACCGTCGCCTTTACAGACTCCTGGGGTTGGGACGTTTGCGCCTTAGGAAGATTGACACTCAATGCCTCAAATCTGCCCAAAAATAGCGTTGACATAATAAAAAAAGTCAAAATCGCAAAAATAATATCGATCATCGGCACAATATTAATTTGGGGAGGCAAATCCGGCTCATTAATGGTGTAACGTCGCATAGTCTGCCCCCACTTGATCTGGCTCGACATCCCTTAATGTGCGGCGATGATAACGGCGATGGACTAGCTCCAACTCCGCTGTGTATTCCTGAAAGAGAGCAATCTGCCGCACATAAAACCCCCGACAAATATTCGCAAAAAATAAAGTAAATACAGCCACAACCAACCCAAAGGCCGTCGAAGTTAACGCCTCACTGATACCCGATGTCACCCCTGCACTTTCAGCACCGCCAATGCTGCCGAGATCAATGGAGCCAAAGGATTGAATCAAACCCAAGACGGTTCCCAATAGACCCAATAGCGGCGCTAGGGCAATAATCGTATCGAAAATATTACTAAATCTTTTAATGACGGGGATTTCTGCTTGAATTGCACCACTAATGGCTAATTCCAACTCATCGGGTTCCGCATCATCTAGGGCGATCGCCGCCAAAAAAATGCGCGCTAAGGGCAGATGAAGATAACGCTTGAGTCGCTGTTTTGCTAACCCCGGATCATGGCGATAATCCCTTAAAACATCCTTCGCGACCTTCGTTTGCCGTTTATTAACGCGATACCAAAAAATCATGCGCTCGATCACCAGGGCGATCGCCACTACCGAAAAAACCAATAGCGGCACAGCCACTATTCCCGCCGTTGCCACAAGTTCACCAAGCCTTTGCATAATACAGACCCCTAGGGCAGACACCCTATACGACTTTAATAATGAGAATCTTTCCTATTACTAGACAAGGAAGAATATACTCTTCTTGCTAATATAAGTCAATAAAGAAGCCCGTATTTTTACTTACTCTAGCGAAAAATTTTCCTAAAGCCTAGTGAGGCGGTCCTCCGGGGCAGGCGATCGCCACCAAACAAATCAATCAAAAGCTTTGACCTAGACCATTTTGGAGGATTATCCCAGACCAAAACAACAGTAAACCAGCAAAACAAAATCGCACCCGATTAATATTCCCCTTTTCCCTGATTTGCCCTAAATGCCAATAGTTTTAAATTAAAAAACTGCGAATACTTGTCAGATCACTGCCCCAAACTTGACCCAGAGTCCCAAAGACGCTCCGCTACCCCATTCCGTGCAGGGGACATTGATTGGACATGCACACCTTGTTCCCCTACCCATAGATCAGCGACCAGCCCTTACCCTAGCCCGCCTATGCCGAACACCCCAACCAGCCGGAGTTCAGGATATAGATATTTCCCATAAGCAATTAGACAGTTTCTCCTTTGGCAGGTGCTGAGGGTGAGTTATCACGAAACGGCGCAACCGATTGAAATCCCTGCGGATACCTTTTCTAGGGAAAAAATATAGTCAAAGCCCATAAATTTAGGACGACACAGTCAGAGATTTGTAAAATTCTCACGAAGTAAACGAAACCTATTGAAACATCCCTAATTAACGTGAGTTTTGCTTAAGCATGCTCGGAAGTACGACGCGGTGAATGGGAGAGCGAGAGATCGGGAGATGTTTCTATGCAAACAATCCTACTAGCTTTCAAAAAATGCAAATTTTCGTTGCTTCCCCGTGTCTCTCCCTCTCCATGTCTCCTTTTCTCTAAAGAATTTTGGCTACATTCTTATCCATAACTGACGTTAATTATTGAATCCCAAGACTTTTGTACTAATCTTGCTAGCCTTGGCTATGGAGCACTCTAAAATTTATGCGAAACGACTATC
Encoded here:
- a CDS encoding ExbD/TolR family protein, producing MRRYTINEPDLPPQINIVPMIDIIFAILTFFIMSTLFLGRFEALSVNLPKAQTSQPQESVKATVTLDAAGQVYLNKELVAMDGFQDEIVALAEVHPNLVVVLNADGQVTHDKVIAIIDQVRQVEGARLAIATKRQ
- a CDS encoding MotA/TolQ/ExbB proton channel family protein, with product MQRLGELVATAGIVAVPLLVFSVVAIALVIERMIFWYRVNKRQTKVAKDVLRDYRHDPGLAKQRLKRYLHLPLARIFLAAIALDDAEPDELELAISGAIQAEIPVIKRFSNIFDTIIALAPLLGLLGTVLGLIQSFGSIDLGSIGGAESAGVTSGISEALTSTAFGLVVAVFTLFFANICRGFYVRQIALFQEYTAELELVHRRYHRRTLRDVEPDQVGADYATLHH